In Kiritimatiellia bacterium, a single genomic region encodes these proteins:
- a CDS encoding phosphatidylglycerophosphatase A, which translates to MKALLAWIGAGFGLGYFPLAPGTVGSLLGLPLAWWVNSTFGIEGQVMAALLFALIAIPVCQAVENKLRVKDPKPCVADEYLTYPICLIGLPVAGQPEGWTMMGIAFVTHRFFDIVKLWPAFRLQRLSGGLGIVADDVFASLYALAANHLIYRWYLAAP; encoded by the coding sequence ATGAAAGCTTTGCTTGCCTGGATCGGCGCAGGATTCGGCCTCGGCTATTTTCCCCTGGCGCCCGGTACGGTCGGATCCCTATTGGGCCTTCCCCTTGCGTGGTGGGTCAACTCCACCTTCGGCATCGAGGGTCAGGTGATGGCGGCTCTGCTCTTCGCCCTCATCGCCATACCCGTTTGCCAGGCCGTCGAAAACAAATTGCGTGTGAAAGACCCCAAACCCTGTGTGGCGGATGAATACCTGACCTATCCCATCTGCCTAATCGGATTGCCGGTCGCGGGCCAGCCGGAGGGCTGGACCATGATGGGGATTGCCTTCGTCACGCATCGGTTTTTCGACATCGTCAAACTCTGGCCGGCCTTTCGTCTACAGAGGCTTAGCGGTGGACTCGGGATAGTCGCCGACGATGTGTTTGCTTCCCTGTACGCGCTGGCCGCGAATCATCTGATTTATCGCTGGTATCTCGCTGCTCCATGA
- a CDS encoding autotransporter assembly complex protein TamA, whose protein sequence is MRRKIEFSSLGCALTIWFGAVCLAGESTPYQVRFDGVPERGLLRILRAHSETYQLRDRPPPTDGLLLWRARQDLPALRDVLRSAGYYGAQAEVALESSTPRRVVFQIRAGPRYRLGSVALEVPDASLARPPREMGWATGMPARADALLAAERIWLEWVRGRGHPFAAFKRRIYEPDHEKALLRVRLKLDPGPKAYWGELSITGLVRLSESFVRAEVGLEPGAPYDPVCLEEIRTRLVRLGLFSSVSLTHAEQVDESGRLPLVLAIRERRPRTIEAGVHYSTDEGARSRFEWEHRNLEGRAERLRLAADLGERVVAAEGRLALLQFLRPRQRLVLSARAAEEETEAFGSRNARAAAELEREWRQRLWIRSGLAFRLSEVGQFDEEENYVFASVPASMEWNTSRFVLDPRSGFRLFAAAEPFFDLERKNRGFFKSSAAVHRYQPLVRDRSWVFAGRALAGSIVGAASARIPADERFYAGGGGSVRGYAFQSLGPLQDGKPVGGRSVLEVSAEVRAQLHEQFGGVVFLDGGTAYEHPIPDFDEAFRWGAGIGVRYFTPVGPLRADVAFPLQRREGIDKPFQFYLSLGQAF, encoded by the coding sequence GTGCGGCGGAAAATTGAGTTTTCGTCGTTGGGATGCGCGCTAACCATCTGGTTCGGCGCCGTCTGCCTCGCCGGGGAATCGACGCCCTATCAGGTTCGGTTCGACGGTGTTCCGGAACGGGGTCTGCTCAGGATCCTCCGTGCCCACAGCGAGACCTATCAACTCCGGGACCGACCTCCGCCGACAGACGGACTGTTACTCTGGCGCGCACGTCAGGACCTTCCCGCGCTGCGGGATGTCCTCCGTTCTGCCGGTTATTACGGCGCACAAGCCGAGGTTGCACTCGAATCGTCCACCCCGCGGAGAGTTGTATTCCAAATTCGCGCCGGACCACGATACCGGCTTGGAAGCGTAGCGCTTGAAGTGCCGGATGCGTCGCTCGCGCGACCGCCCCGTGAGATGGGATGGGCAACCGGAATGCCTGCGCGTGCTGATGCGCTGTTGGCTGCGGAGCGAATTTGGCTGGAATGGGTTCGCGGGCGTGGCCATCCCTTTGCCGCCTTCAAACGCCGAATCTATGAACCCGACCACGAGAAGGCCCTCCTTCGTGTTCGGTTGAAACTGGATCCTGGCCCCAAAGCCTACTGGGGCGAGCTGAGCATCACGGGACTTGTCCGTTTGAGTGAATCGTTCGTGCGAGCGGAAGTGGGTTTGGAGCCGGGCGCCCCGTATGATCCGGTCTGCCTCGAGGAGATCCGCACGCGCCTGGTCAGACTGGGCCTGTTTTCATCCGTATCGCTAACCCATGCAGAACAGGTCGATGAAAGCGGACGGCTTCCGCTCGTGCTGGCCATTCGGGAACGGCGTCCGCGCACGATTGAGGCCGGAGTACATTACTCGACGGACGAAGGCGCCCGAAGCCGCTTCGAATGGGAGCATCGAAATCTCGAGGGCCGGGCCGAGCGCCTCCGGTTGGCAGCGGATCTGGGCGAACGCGTGGTCGCGGCAGAAGGCCGGCTGGCTCTCTTGCAGTTTCTGCGGCCGCGACAGCGCCTGGTTCTGTCGGCCCGTGCGGCAGAGGAGGAAACCGAGGCGTTCGGGAGTCGCAACGCACGCGCAGCGGCGGAGCTGGAGCGGGAGTGGCGGCAGCGCCTTTGGATTCGCAGTGGTTTGGCCTTCCGACTCAGCGAGGTGGGCCAGTTCGATGAGGAGGAAAATTACGTGTTCGCGTCCGTCCCCGCGAGTATGGAATGGAACACAAGCCGCTTCGTGCTGGACCCGAGGAGCGGCTTCCGGCTGTTTGCCGCAGCGGAGCCTTTTTTTGATCTGGAGCGGAAAAATCGCGGTTTCTTCAAGTCCTCCGCGGCCGTCCACCGCTACCAGCCCCTCGTTCGGGACCGGTCCTGGGTGTTCGCCGGCCGCGCCCTCGCCGGATCCATTGTGGGCGCGGCTTCGGCGCGCATTCCCGCCGACGAACGCTTTTACGCCGGAGGCGGAGGTTCCGTGCGCGGTTATGCCTTCCAATCGTTGGGCCCGCTGCAGGATGGGAAACCCGTCGGGGGCCGGTCGGTGCTGGAAGTTTCCGCCGAGGTCCGGGCGCAGTTGCATGAACAATTCGGGGGCGTTGTGTTTCTCGACGGCGGAACGGCCTATGAGCATCCTATCCCCGATTTCGATGAGGCATTTCGCTGGGGGGCTGGGATCGGGGTCCGCTATTTCACACCTGTGGGACCCTTGCGAGCGGACGTGGCGTTTCCCTTGCAACGGCGGGAAGGGATCGACAAACCTTTCCAGTTCTATCTGAGTCTGGGGCAGGCCTTCTGA
- a CDS encoding dihydroorotate dehydrogenase electron transfer subunit: MQIELATVHQHIPIQGGYYLLVMLAPDIAPCVRPGQFIHVKVPHLEECLLRRPFSVFWTEGERLAILYKDVGRGTRTLQYLKPGESLSILGPLGRGFPDPDPGRFPVIVAGGYGMAALYMTARSAPTKGIAFFGGRSAKDILCVGEFEAQGWSVQITTEDGSLGRKGIVTDALDDWWVASGRQVRPELFACGPGGMLKAVAQRALERGWEAWTSVDNNMGCGVGACLTCVLKVRGDNGWSWARACREGPVFNVRDVLWEEVE; encoded by the coding sequence ATGCAAATTGAATTGGCGACCGTCCATCAGCACATCCCCATCCAAGGAGGGTATTATTTGCTGGTCATGCTCGCACCTGACATCGCGCCCTGTGTCAGGCCGGGCCAATTCATCCACGTCAAGGTGCCTCATCTGGAAGAATGCCTCCTGCGGAGGCCTTTCAGCGTGTTTTGGACGGAGGGCGAGCGCCTTGCCATCCTATACAAGGACGTCGGCAGGGGGACGAGAACGCTTCAGTACCTCAAGCCGGGCGAATCGCTCAGCATTCTCGGCCCGCTGGGCCGAGGGTTTCCCGACCCGGACCCTGGCCGATTTCCCGTCATTGTCGCCGGCGGCTACGGCATGGCAGCCTTGTATATGACCGCTCGCTCGGCGCCGACAAAGGGTATTGCGTTTTTCGGGGGACGGAGCGCGAAAGACATCTTGTGCGTTGGGGAATTTGAGGCGCAGGGCTGGTCGGTTCAAATTACCACGGAGGACGGCAGCCTGGGGCGGAAAGGGATTGTCACCGATGCGCTGGACGACTGGTGGGTCGCCTCGGGTCGTCAGGTCCGGCCTGAACTGTTCGCCTGTGGGCCCGGCGGCATGCTCAAAGCGGTTGCCCAGCGAGCGCTCGAGAGAGGTTGGGAGGCGTGGACTTCTGTGGACAACAATATGGGCTGCGGCGTCGGCGCTTGCCTTACTTGCGTGCTAAAAGTTCGCGGAGACAACGGCTGGAGCTGGGCGAGGGCGTGCCGAGAAGGCCCTGTCTTCAACGTACGCGACGTGCTCTGGGAGGAAGTCGAATGA
- a CDS encoding dihydroorotate dehydrogenase translates to MMPDLSVEIAGIRMRNPVMTASGTFGYGPEYADLVDLNELGAVVVKGICLNPTKGNPTPRTAETASGLLNAIGLPGPGVEGFVRDYMPFLRRYDVPVIVNIWGKTVEEYAEVAARLDRVPGIAGLEVNVSCPNIKEGSAMFGTDLLMFERVVTAIRAATKLPLIPKLAPNVADIGEFARCAEASGADAISLINSFPGMAVDIRTRGFKLANKTGGLTGPAIKPIALRLVWLAAKAVRIPVIGMGGIVTAQDALEFMMVGARAVAVGTATFVNPDTAIQVIQGIRDFFVEQGIRTVYEWVGSLRDE, encoded by the coding sequence ATGATGCCGGACCTTTCCGTCGAAATCGCCGGCATCCGTATGCGAAATCCGGTCATGACCGCCTCGGGCACCTTCGGGTATGGGCCGGAATATGCCGACCTCGTGGATCTGAATGAGCTCGGTGCGGTTGTCGTAAAGGGAATTTGCCTCAATCCCACCAAGGGAAATCCCACGCCTCGCACGGCCGAGACCGCAAGCGGCCTGTTGAACGCGATTGGGTTGCCCGGCCCTGGCGTCGAAGGGTTCGTGCGGGATTATATGCCCTTTCTGCGCCGCTATGATGTGCCGGTCATCGTCAATATCTGGGGCAAAACCGTGGAGGAATATGCGGAAGTGGCGGCGCGACTCGACCGCGTTCCCGGCATTGCAGGACTCGAGGTCAATGTCTCGTGCCCGAACATCAAGGAAGGAAGCGCCATGTTCGGCACCGACCTTCTCATGTTTGAACGGGTGGTGACGGCAATCCGCGCGGCGACGAAACTTCCGCTGATTCCCAAGCTGGCGCCGAATGTGGCGGATATCGGGGAGTTCGCGCGTTGCGCAGAGGCGAGCGGCGCGGACGCCATTTCCCTCATCAATTCCTTTCCCGGCATGGCGGTGGATATCCGGACGCGCGGCTTCAAGCTCGCGAACAAGACCGGCGGTTTGACCGGTCCGGCCATTAAGCCGATTGCGCTCCGATTGGTCTGGCTCGCAGCCAAAGCCGTACGGATTCCCGTGATTGGCATGGGGGGGATCGTGACGGCGCAGGATGCCCTCGAGTTCATGATGGTCGGCGCCCGCGCCGTGGCCGTCGGCACCGCGACGTTTGTAAACCCGGACACGGCGATTCAGGTGATTCAAGGCATTCGAGACTTCTTTGTGGAGCAGGGTATTAGGACGGTCTACGAATGGGTAGGCTCGCTGCGCGACGAGTGA
- a CDS encoding PEP-CTERM sorting domain-containing protein: MKHVIRIAVLSCTLAMGLTASAANLASDHAGDPAYFSLTWTNGSNGGTGFGPWQLSTFGMIAGHFMWTSVTNGDLTDDGWTGGVAGDNDIDTQDPSNRPVSWGMWGDISDAIAIRPFTGTNPELEPGQTFSVDFDTGVLYPRFQASVALLDGATNPVLTVYFNGGDSQYRVTDASNSGLGLGIGHGTEGLNLKITIGSTGYDYTASLTRRDGATTNWSGTISAGARAFVAQIYGIDLGAEFIFFINSMSIVPEPSTVALAALGVLGVVVRTIRRK, encoded by the coding sequence ATGAAACATGTGATTCGCATAGCAGTACTTTCCTGCACTTTAGCAATGGGCCTGACAGCTAGCGCCGCGAATTTGGCCTCGGACCACGCTGGTGATCCTGCTTACTTCTCATTGACGTGGACGAATGGTTCGAACGGCGGGACAGGATTCGGACCTTGGCAGTTGTCAACATTCGGGATGATTGCAGGTCATTTCATGTGGACCTCGGTGACGAATGGTGATTTGACGGATGACGGATGGACAGGAGGCGTTGCGGGCGACAATGATATTGATACACAGGATCCTTCCAATCGCCCAGTTTCCTGGGGAATGTGGGGCGATATATCTGATGCAATAGCCATTCGACCCTTTACGGGAACGAACCCTGAACTCGAGCCTGGTCAGACCTTCTCGGTAGATTTTGATACAGGTGTCCTTTATCCACGTTTTCAAGCCTCTGTCGCACTGTTGGACGGAGCGACTAATCCGGTCCTGACCGTCTATTTCAACGGCGGCGATTCGCAATATCGCGTCACCGACGCCTCCAACTCCGGACTAGGACTGGGTATTGGTCATGGGACGGAAGGTCTCAACCTCAAAATCACGATTGGTTCCACGGGTTACGATTACACGGCAAGTCTGACGCGCCGGGACGGCGCTACAACGAATTGGAGCGGTACAATCAGCGCAGGAGCCCGCGCATTCGTGGCTCAAATATACGGCATCGATCTGGGAGCTGAATTCATTTTCTTCATTAATTCGATGTCGATTGTTCCAGAGCCATCGACCGTGGCATTGGCGGCTTTGGGCGTTCTTGGGGTTGTTGTTCGGACGATTCGCCGCAAATAA
- a CDS encoding lytic transglycosylase domain-containing protein, whose protein sequence is MVDRTLAAMLGEAFVAAAVMAQPADWESLWERGLDEADRHLSAFGYEIDRDAFRRIPNAFELGEFLSGVEERLDAGSLEDLAWIRPEVEAATSWLEGFPEMQPYVSRLRQILDYLFVAEVALGGPPRELPTPQPRPKTPPLLRLPEPPRRLDEATRRQAEQRARSPEIWRARLAGRKPPPRAAELVPSLKKIFEQEGLPAALVWIAEVESGFDPRARSPAGAVGLFQFMPVTARRFGLNTDPPDDRFHPARSAKAAAAYLRELHRRFGSWPLAVAGYNAGEGRVLKALRARNGATGFDEIADLLPLETQMYVPKVRAVIDLREGLDLVNLPGPRPKSAHPRNGI, encoded by the coding sequence ATGGTAGATCGGACGCTTGCGGCGATGCTGGGAGAGGCGTTCGTCGCGGCGGCAGTCATGGCCCAGCCTGCCGACTGGGAGTCGCTTTGGGAACGCGGCTTGGATGAGGCCGACCGGCATCTCTCGGCATTTGGGTACGAGATTGACCGCGATGCATTTAGGCGAATTCCCAACGCATTTGAACTTGGGGAATTTCTCTCCGGCGTCGAGGAACGCCTCGATGCCGGATCGCTGGAAGACCTCGCGTGGATTCGCCCCGAAGTTGAGGCTGCGACCTCATGGTTGGAGGGGTTCCCCGAAATGCAGCCCTACGTCAGCCGTCTGCGGCAAATTTTGGACTATTTGTTTGTCGCAGAAGTCGCATTGGGGGGTCCTCCGCGCGAACTTCCCACACCGCAGCCGCGTCCGAAAACACCGCCGCTTCTGCGGTTACCCGAGCCGCCCCGTCGCCTCGACGAGGCGACTCGTCGCCAGGCCGAGCAGCGAGCGAGATCACCTGAAATCTGGCGCGCACGTCTGGCAGGGCGGAAGCCGCCTCCGCGGGCAGCCGAACTCGTACCGTCTTTGAAGAAAATTTTTGAACAGGAAGGGCTGCCGGCGGCTCTGGTTTGGATTGCCGAAGTTGAATCGGGATTCGACCCGAGGGCGCGCAGTCCCGCGGGAGCCGTCGGCCTGTTCCAATTCATGCCCGTCACTGCGCGACGATTTGGCCTGAATACCGACCCACCGGACGACCGCTTCCATCCCGCCCGAAGCGCGAAGGCCGCGGCCGCCTACCTTAGGGAGTTGCACCGCCGATTCGGCTCGTGGCCCCTTGCGGTGGCCGGTTACAACGCCGGTGAGGGGCGCGTCCTGAAAGCCTTGCGCGCCCGAAATGGAGCAACCGGCTTCGACGAAATCGCCGATCTTCTGCCGCTGGAAACCCAGATGTATGTGCCAAAAGTTAGAGCGGTGATCGACTTGCGGGAAGGTTTGGACTTGGTAAACCTCCCAGGGCCACGCCCGAAATCGGCCCATCCACGAAACGGCATTTGA
- a CDS encoding tetratricopeptide repeat protein codes for MIRRTPLILCVLALIAFSFHILTRPVPGFSSSALAGYAGLDPFRLLSTPLWGALIQASTVLTFLPISLAAVALQVLCAAVSVYLLARILMDLPYRELLEDSSRGMKDDSAARAVAAVLAALFLCASSSAQAFYLMPQPDALALPLLLAAWWAFQRYYLHNQLGALYLCAALLSVGAIESATIAIAAPLFAAFAFVVLAVRRQLNVRTVTASVACSLAGVFVLLAALALYYWSDVAAWREVKSFQDVFTLFRAEYMAAGPRAIPRQGWLVIFLLALLPLPAVFSRGIQVKSDQASEIGLSLLRFAVLPGLALVILFELPGAPNRVAQTEMALLTPYAAAALWFGRLMGIAFIWLGYPQRRRSLGSPPAQIRPVALAPVVLAVAAILYAGWQNAPRSVRANAVAFAALTDRVLESATEGGWIVSDGAFDDAIRIAARDGRRDVRLLNAGALTSPAYLRFLQARHDFADPEWVLAVGADTMLRDWISREESAGRPPVLLTIYPPPLNSPSRIRREGLYARIVREPGPDADELKRALEGIQRDTDLPPLKGPLSMGLARIRAWTVSAGARWSNEIGVDLFAAGETNAAKEAFEWALSLQPDHLAARINLTELRRLAGESVPEEDIEAIRRGMAGYPQGAMMVAIRSQYGRTILKEAAALESAEWAALGYPGRALELAREQATVADSPAARLSETLRAAAMGDVEGVREELEKQLAENPQSLPHLRALLRIQTREGRFAEASHTLERFKASGAATNDVALEAARLMLAQQKWEEAARSAEEVLKRDPLNPEAALLRALALASGRRLEEWRAAMAVLEQASSVYVPGLLYLAESAMNNRDRAAALRYLERAHAVQPGARLPLELLLSVELPVREPEDIEARARSLLAIDPENPLGWYAIAIAMTKRSRWLLAADAFARAAERGKAPQIFNDWAWTLRELGRLEEALEKTEQACRIAPQEPILWATRGRIAADLGRHDLAIESFERTRSLAPRVANELLEALEQSYLAVGNSNAAARVRAELDERQAFLTSREVRAAEEKPSAPAP; via the coding sequence ATGATCCGGCGAACCCCTCTGATTTTGTGCGTTCTCGCGCTGATCGCTTTTTCTTTTCACATCCTTACGCGGCCAGTCCCAGGATTTTCCTCATCAGCATTGGCCGGCTATGCGGGCCTTGACCCCTTTCGGTTGCTGAGCACACCGCTATGGGGCGCTCTGATCCAGGCCTCAACGGTCCTTACATTTCTACCCATCTCTCTAGCCGCGGTGGCTCTGCAGGTTCTGTGCGCTGCGGTGTCCGTCTACTTACTGGCGAGGATCCTGATGGACCTGCCGTATCGGGAACTGCTGGAGGATTCGTCGAGAGGTATGAAGGACGACTCCGCGGCGCGGGCCGTGGCGGCTGTTTTGGCGGCCCTGTTTTTATGCGCATCGTCGTCGGCTCAGGCGTTCTACCTAATGCCGCAACCAGACGCCTTGGCCCTCCCGCTGTTGTTGGCGGCCTGGTGGGCCTTTCAGCGATACTACCTGCATAACCAACTAGGCGCGCTTTATCTCTGCGCGGCGCTCCTGTCGGTGGGAGCCATCGAGTCAGCGACAATCGCTATTGCGGCGCCGCTTTTTGCCGCATTTGCCTTTGTGGTTCTGGCTGTGCGCCGGCAATTGAATGTCCGCACAGTGACGGCGTCCGTGGCCTGCTCGCTGGCGGGGGTTTTCGTGCTTCTGGCCGCGTTGGCGCTTTATTATTGGAGCGACGTGGCGGCGTGGCGGGAGGTCAAGTCGTTTCAGGACGTGTTCACGTTGTTCCGAGCTGAATACATGGCCGCCGGACCGCGTGCAATTCCACGACAGGGCTGGCTCGTTATTTTCCTGCTCGCCCTTCTGCCGCTGCCGGCCGTATTTAGCCGGGGCATCCAGGTCAAAAGCGACCAAGCGAGCGAAATCGGATTGTCCCTGCTACGATTCGCGGTCCTGCCGGGTCTTGCTCTGGTGATCCTCTTTGAGCTTCCCGGCGCACCCAATCGCGTCGCGCAGACCGAGATGGCGCTGTTGACACCCTACGCCGCTGCCGCACTCTGGTTTGGCCGTTTGATGGGCATCGCTTTTATCTGGCTCGGTTACCCTCAGCGTCGAAGATCCCTAGGTTCTCCGCCAGCGCAAATCCGCCCCGTCGCTTTGGCGCCGGTCGTGCTGGCCGTTGCAGCCATCTTATACGCGGGATGGCAAAACGCGCCGCGCTCAGTTCGGGCGAACGCGGTGGCGTTTGCCGCTCTGACGGACCGCGTGCTCGAATCAGCGACCGAAGGCGGTTGGATCGTTTCAGACGGCGCATTCGACGATGCGATTCGTATCGCAGCCCGCGACGGCCGGCGCGACGTCCGGTTGTTGAATGCCGGAGCCCTTACGAGCCCGGCCTATCTGCGTTTTCTGCAGGCCCGCCATGATTTCGCCGACCCGGAGTGGGTCCTTGCCGTCGGCGCCGACACCATGCTCCGCGATTGGATCTCCCGGGAGGAGTCCGCTGGACGCCCGCCGGTCTTGTTGACCATTTATCCGCCGCCCTTGAACAGCCCCAGTCGAATTCGCCGGGAAGGGTTGTATGCCCGTATTGTTCGGGAACCCGGCCCGGACGCGGACGAATTGAAGCGCGCGCTGGAGGGCATTCAACGAGATACGGATCTCCCCCCGTTGAAGGGTCCCTTGTCCATGGGGTTGGCGCGAATTCGGGCTTGGACCGTGAGCGCGGGGGCGAGATGGAGCAACGAAATTGGCGTCGATTTGTTTGCCGCCGGCGAAACCAACGCGGCAAAGGAAGCTTTTGAGTGGGCGCTCTCGCTTCAGCCCGACCATCTCGCCGCACGGATCAACCTCACTGAGCTGCGTCGGCTTGCGGGCGAATCGGTCCCCGAAGAGGACATCGAGGCAATCCGGCGCGGCATGGCGGGCTATCCTCAAGGCGCGATGATGGTTGCGATTCGGTCTCAATACGGTAGGACCATTCTGAAGGAAGCCGCTGCCCTAGAATCCGCCGAATGGGCAGCGCTCGGATATCCGGGTCGGGCGCTCGAGCTCGCCCGTGAACAGGCGACTGTCGCCGATTCACCGGCCGCTCGCTTGAGCGAGACGCTCCGCGCGGCCGCGATGGGGGACGTGGAGGGAGTGAGAGAGGAACTCGAAAAACAGTTGGCCGAGAATCCGCAATCGCTGCCTCACCTGCGCGCGTTGCTCCGTATTCAAACCCGCGAGGGCAGATTTGCCGAAGCCTCTCACACGCTCGAGCGGTTCAAGGCGTCCGGGGCGGCCACGAACGACGTGGCTCTCGAGGCCGCTCGGCTGATGTTGGCGCAGCAAAAATGGGAGGAGGCGGCGCGGAGTGCGGAAGAGGTCCTCAAGCGAGATCCGCTCAATCCTGAGGCGGCGCTATTGCGGGCGCTAGCCTTGGCATCGGGGCGTCGCCTCGAGGAATGGCGCGCGGCGATGGCCGTGCTCGAGCAGGCATCGAGCGTTTATGTGCCCGGCTTGCTCTACCTGGCCGAGTCGGCCATGAACAACAGAGATCGGGCCGCCGCGCTGCGTTATTTGGAACGGGCCCATGCCGTCCAGCCGGGCGCGAGGCTTCCGTTGGAACTGCTCCTCAGCGTCGAGCTGCCGGTTCGCGAACCGGAGGACATCGAAGCCCGGGCACGTTCCCTGCTCGCGATCGACCCGGAAAATCCGCTCGGATGGTACGCGATTGCGATCGCCATGACGAAGCGTTCGCGCTGGCTGTTGGCCGCCGATGCCTTCGCCAGAGCCGCGGAACGCGGCAAGGCGCCGCAAATTTTCAATGATTGGGCGTGGACGCTTCGCGAACTGGGCCGCCTGGAGGAGGCGCTAGAAAAAACCGAGCAGGCCTGCCGGATTGCCCCCCAAGAGCCGATTTTATGGGCAACCCGCGGCCGGATTGCCGCCGATCTTGGCCGTCACGATCTGGCGATCGAGAGCTTCGAGCGAACCCGCTCATTAGCCCCGCGCGTCGCCAACGAGCTTTTGGAGGCGCTGGAACAAAGCTATCTGGCCGTGGGCAACTCGAATGCCGCGGCCCGCGTTCGCGCAGAGCTGGATGAACGACAGGCGTTTTTGACGAGCCGGGAAGTTCGAGCGGCTGAGGAAAAGCCCTCAGCGCCAGCTCCCTGA
- a CDS encoding NAD-dependent epimerase/dehydratase family protein yields the protein MAVAVITGSSGLIGSESVLAFARRGLDVVGIENDMRRYFFGPEASTRRVSERLKAECPSFREENVDIRDEAAIEQIFARYGRSIAVVVHTAAQPSHDWAAREPKTDFGVNAVGTLNLLEAARRYCPDAVFIFTSTNKVYGDAPNRLPLVEKETRWEVEASHPYHAHGIDESMSIDQCLHSLFGASKVAADILVQEYGRYFGMKTCVFRGGCLTGPRHAGAELHGFLAYMMKCAVTGRTYRIYGYRGKQVRDNIHSADLIAAFLRVFEQPRAGEVYNIGGGRASHCSMMEAIALCEQIAGRPMNTVYVESNRIGDHIWYVSDLRKFQSHYPGWRIERDVPSILREIYEENHEAWLSEAQP from the coding sequence ATGGCAGTTGCGGTCATTACCGGTTCTTCCGGACTTATTGGCTCCGAAAGCGTACTCGCCTTTGCGAGGCGGGGACTGGACGTGGTCGGCATCGAAAATGACATGCGTCGCTACTTTTTCGGTCCGGAAGCCTCCACCCGCCGCGTATCCGAACGGCTGAAGGCCGAATGCCCTTCGTTTCGCGAGGAAAATGTGGACATTCGCGATGAAGCGGCTATCGAACAAATCTTTGCCCGATACGGGCGATCGATTGCTGTGGTCGTCCACACGGCAGCGCAGCCGTCGCACGATTGGGCGGCACGAGAGCCCAAGACCGACTTTGGCGTTAACGCCGTAGGCACGTTGAATTTGCTGGAAGCGGCACGGCGATATTGCCCCGACGCGGTCTTTATTTTCACGTCCACCAACAAGGTGTATGGCGATGCGCCGAATCGGCTCCCCCTCGTGGAAAAAGAGACCCGATGGGAAGTGGAGGCATCGCACCCCTACCATGCCCACGGCATTGACGAATCGATGTCGATCGACCAGTGCCTGCACTCCTTGTTCGGCGCGTCAAAAGTCGCAGCGGATATTCTTGTTCAGGAGTATGGCCGGTATTTCGGGATGAAGACCTGCGTGTTCCGCGGCGGTTGCCTGACCGGTCCGCGCCACGCCGGAGCCGAATTGCACGGATTTCTCGCATACATGATGAAATGCGCGGTGACCGGGCGCACGTACCGCATCTACGGATACCGCGGCAAGCAGGTGCGAGATAACATCCACAGCGCGGATTTAATCGCCGCATTCTTGCGCGTCTTCGAGCAACCGCGCGCGGGCGAGGTTTACAACATCGGCGGCGGGCGGGCGAGCCATTGTTCGATGATGGAGGCTATCGCGCTGTGCGAACAGATTGCGGGCCGGCCGATGAACACGGTTTACGTGGAATCAAACCGCATCGGCGACCATATTTGGTACGTGAGTGACCTCCGCAAATTTCAATCGCACTACCCGGGATGGCGGATCGAGCGCGATGTGCCGAGCATTTTGAGGGAGATTTACGAGGAGAACCACGAGGCTTGGCTTTCAGAGGCTCAGCCGTAA
- a CDS encoding YraN family protein yields MKAGKWGESVAARLLRKKGYRIVARRLIIQRAEIDLIAKRDGTLVFVEVKTRAEERFGRPASAVGRLKKRRITRAALEYLRHLRSRPDYVRFDIIEVIGRPDGGHPVARHVENAFTLSAGARLPW; encoded by the coding sequence TTGAAAGCCGGGAAATGGGGAGAATCGGTCGCGGCCCGCCTGCTGCGCAAGAAGGGCTATCGCATCGTCGCCCGTCGTTTGATCATCCAGCGAGCGGAAATTGACCTGATCGCCAAGCGAGATGGAACGCTCGTTTTTGTCGAGGTCAAAACCCGAGCAGAAGAGCGGTTCGGGCGGCCGGCCTCTGCGGTCGGGCGACTGAAAAAGCGCCGAATCACCCGCGCAGCTCTTGAGTACCTAAGACATCTTCGCAGCCGACCGGATTACGTAAGGTTCGACATCATAGAAGTGATTGGTCGACCGGACGGAGGCCACCCGGTGGCGCGGCATGTCGAAAATGCGTTCACTCTCTCGGCAGGTGCGCGGCTGCCATGGTAG